One Novipirellula galeiformis DNA segment encodes these proteins:
- a CDS encoding addiction module protein codes for MTLQESLRSLPPDQKLAIVTQLWDDLASSAPLTLPPDELAEMQRRRDEMLADPSIAIDADEVWRRVDGD; via the coding sequence ATGACCCTGCAAGAATCACTTCGTTCTCTACCGCCCGACCAGAAGCTCGCGATCGTAACGCAACTCTGGGACGACTTGGCTTCTTCGGCTCCGCTAACGCTACCGCCCGACGAGCTTGCCGAAATGCAACGCCGGCGTGACGAAATGCTTGCGGACCCTTCTATCGCAATTGACGCTGACGAAGTGTGGCGGCGTGTCGATGGCGACTGA
- a CDS encoding group II intron maturase-specific domain-containing protein, with product MSREVHVRFCEGLGVRFPRATRLVIFVKSDAAAHRVYASVERFLTLTLKLHVNHDKRSVCKTQVLEYVGYEFRGYGGPFRVSRKKLDAFKRSVSEIFRRNRGISMKKRFAEFRSYAIGWLGYFQLDQVKTTFSTLDKWLRRRVRACYSKQWRKPKTRRRNLMSFGLSYRDARPFAFSGKGAWRLAKTSGVQRALSNEYLNSEGLPESSRALATACILATNRPRSGPAC from the coding sequence ATGAGCCGAGAGGTTCACGTCCGGTTCTGTGAGGGCCTGGGGGTGCGATTCCCCCGGGCTACTCGACTTGTGATCTTCGTAAAGTCGGATGCGGCCGCGCATCGAGTTTACGCGAGCGTCGAGCGATTTCTGACACTGACGTTGAAACTACATGTCAATCACGACAAACGCAGCGTCTGTAAGACGCAAGTGCTTGAGTACGTAGGCTACGAATTCCGTGGCTATGGCGGACCGTTTCGCGTGAGTCGAAAGAAGCTTGATGCCTTCAAACGGAGTGTCTCGGAAATCTTTCGTAGGAACCGCGGCATATCGATGAAGAAGCGTTTTGCGGAGTTTCGTTCTTATGCGATTGGTTGGCTTGGGTATTTCCAGTTGGACCAAGTCAAGACAACTTTCAGTACGCTCGACAAGTGGCTTCGGCGACGCGTTCGAGCATGTTACTCAAAGCAGTGGAGGAAGCCGAAAACTCGGCGTCGCAACCTGATGTCGTTCGGCTTGTCGTACCGGGACGCCCGGCCGTTCGCGTTTAGCGGCAAAGGGGCATGGCGTCTTGCCAAGACGTCAGGAGTCCAGCGTGCGCTATCGAACGAATACCTGAACAGTGAGGGTTTACCCGAGTCTAGCAGAGCGTTGGCAACAGCTTGCATCCTCGCGACGAACCGCCCGCGTAGCGGACCCGCATGCTAG
- the ltrA gene encoding group II intron reverse transcriptase/maturase, translated as MTEAKPYVISKHVVWEAYKRVKANRGAAGVDGQSLADFEKDLKGNLYKLWNRMSSGSYFPPPVRLVEIPKAGTDQTRPLGIPTVSDRIAQMVVKLVLEPQVEPHFHADSYGYRPGKSALDAVGITRQRCWRRSWVIDLDIKGFFDNLDWNLVMRAVRHHTDVPWILLYVERWLRAQVQHADGRLDERTKGSPQGSVISPLLSNLFMHYAFDEWLRRNFPDVQFARYADDAVVHARSLAEAEGLLAAIRKRLAECHLELHPVKTKIVYCKDDDRRGTHEHTSFDFLGYTFRPRRAKNRRGKLFVSFLPGVSNKAANSIRATIRSWRIGSTRNNQSLEDIAKFVNPFVRGWVNYYGRYYPSALTPTLRSLERSLVYWVRRKFKPLRYHQRNAVHWLGRVAQREPHLFALWSHGIRPASG; from the coding sequence ATGACAGAAGCAAAGCCGTATGTGATTTCCAAGCACGTCGTTTGGGAAGCGTACAAAAGAGTGAAGGCGAATCGTGGAGCGGCCGGAGTGGACGGACAGTCGCTGGCGGACTTCGAGAAGGACTTGAAGGGAAATCTCTACAAGCTCTGGAATCGAATGTCGTCGGGCAGTTACTTTCCACCACCGGTTCGCCTCGTGGAGATTCCCAAAGCAGGCACGGATCAGACTCGACCGCTGGGCATTCCGACCGTTTCGGATCGGATCGCGCAGATGGTTGTGAAGCTGGTGCTCGAACCGCAGGTCGAACCGCACTTTCACGCTGACTCGTACGGGTATCGTCCTGGCAAGTCGGCGTTGGACGCCGTGGGGATAACACGCCAACGTTGTTGGCGTCGCAGCTGGGTGATTGATTTGGACATCAAAGGCTTCTTTGATAATCTCGATTGGAACTTGGTCATGCGTGCAGTACGGCATCACACTGATGTACCGTGGATTCTACTTTACGTAGAACGCTGGTTGCGAGCTCAAGTGCAACACGCGGATGGGCGCCTGGATGAAAGAACGAAAGGATCGCCGCAAGGGTCTGTGATCAGTCCCTTGTTGTCGAATCTGTTCATGCATTACGCGTTCGATGAATGGCTGCGGCGTAACTTCCCAGACGTTCAATTCGCTCGCTATGCCGACGATGCTGTCGTGCACGCTCGAAGCCTCGCTGAGGCCGAAGGGCTGCTCGCAGCAATTCGGAAGCGTCTGGCAGAATGCCACTTGGAACTTCACCCTGTGAAAACCAAGATCGTGTACTGCAAAGACGACGACCGACGCGGCACGCATGAACACACCTCGTTCGACTTCTTGGGATATACGTTTCGTCCTCGTCGCGCCAAGAATCGGAGAGGCAAGCTGTTTGTCAGCTTCCTTCCCGGTGTGAGCAACAAGGCGGCGAACTCGATCCGGGCAACGATTCGTTCGTGGCGGATTGGTTCGACACGCAACAACCAGAGCTTAGAGGACATTGCTAAGTTCGTTAATCCTTTTGTACGTGGCTGGGTGAACTATTACGGTCGGTACTATCCGTCTGCATTAACACCCACCTTGCGGAGCCTAGAACGCAGTCTTGTGTACTGGGTACGCCGCAAGTTTAAGCCACTGCGCTACCATCAACGCAACGCAGTGCATTGGTTGGGCCGTGTTGCTCAACGTGAACCGCATCTGTTTGCGTTATGGTCGCACGGAATTCGTCCTGCGTCTGGATGA
- a CDS encoding Gfo/Idh/MocA family protein: MTHRRNFLSTTLAAGAATLAAPYFVSSKALGADDGVAASERITLGVIGIGPRCTYDLKAILKLKDVQCVAIADVQQSRRDAGKKLVDDHYGNQDCRLYQDFRDLLARDDIDAVLIATGDRWHAAASILAAEAGKDVYSEKPCGITIRDCQMIDDTFRRTGRIFQAGTQRRSVPNFVQAVQVAQSGKLGQLQELQATAYLPTLDNSWLPAEPTPDNAVCNWNLWLGPAAWRPFNQKYVDGGWRGQYDFDSGARLLDWGAHTLDLCQWAARADDTMPVKYEPSQTAITCTYADGVRLVLDFLETPFGDRSPRWLTRLGTCPVRFIGDEGSVETGDEGEIVASSPALQKELASIQRVRGLDVTAHARNFFDCIKSREQTTCNATVMRRSHVACHAAALAWILNRTLVIDPETETFQDDDEANRLRQREKRDWA, translated from the coding sequence ATGACCCACCGACGCAACTTCCTATCCACCACGTTGGCCGCCGGCGCGGCGACCCTGGCGGCACCTTACTTCGTTTCCTCCAAGGCTCTCGGGGCTGACGATGGGGTCGCGGCATCCGAGCGAATCACGCTGGGGGTGATCGGGATCGGCCCCCGTTGTACCTACGATTTAAAAGCGATCTTGAAGCTCAAAGACGTACAGTGCGTTGCGATCGCGGATGTGCAACAGTCGCGACGTGATGCAGGTAAGAAATTGGTCGACGACCATTATGGGAATCAAGACTGCAGGCTGTATCAAGACTTTCGGGACTTGCTTGCGAGAGATGATATTGATGCGGTCCTGATTGCAACGGGCGATCGTTGGCATGCTGCTGCGTCCATCTTGGCTGCGGAAGCGGGGAAAGATGTCTATAGCGAGAAACCTTGCGGGATCACCATTCGCGATTGCCAAATGATTGACGATACATTCCGGCGGACGGGGCGAATATTCCAAGCGGGCACGCAGCGACGCAGTGTGCCGAATTTTGTCCAGGCCGTGCAGGTGGCGCAGTCAGGGAAGCTCGGTCAGCTGCAGGAATTGCAAGCGACTGCCTATTTGCCGACCTTGGACAACTCTTGGTTGCCCGCCGAACCGACGCCGGACAATGCCGTTTGCAACTGGAACTTGTGGCTGGGGCCGGCAGCCTGGCGACCGTTCAACCAAAAGTACGTCGATGGCGGTTGGCGTGGTCAGTACGACTTTGATAGTGGGGCACGTTTGCTGGACTGGGGCGCGCATACGCTAGACCTTTGCCAATGGGCCGCCCGCGCCGACGATACGATGCCCGTCAAATACGAACCATCGCAAACGGCAATTACCTGTACCTATGCGGACGGTGTTCGATTGGTCCTGGATTTCTTAGAGACTCCTTTTGGTGATCGCAGCCCTCGTTGGCTCACTCGTCTGGGGACCTGCCCCGTGCGATTTATCGGTGACGAAGGTTCCGTCGAAACAGGCGATGAAGGCGAGATCGTGGCATCGTCGCCGGCACTACAAAAAGAACTGGCATCGATCCAACGCGTGCGTGGTTTGGACGTAACGGCGCATGCTCGGAACTTTTTCGATTGCATCAAAAGCCGAGAACAAACGACGTGCAACGCAACCGTGATGCGACGGTCGCATGTTGCCTGTCACGCGGCGGCGCTTGCCTGGATCTTGAACCGGACGCTCGTCATCGATCCTGAAACGGAAACGTTCCAAGACGACGATGAAGCCAATCGCCTGCGGCAACGTGAAAAGCGAGACTGGGCGTAG
- a CDS encoding M14-type cytosolic carboxypeptidase produces the protein MQFPSTLTSLISVCLLALGSVASADPINNAPQLVVDADFEGGSARVLEIDQKNGHISIMPDGDPTRGWPAWWFFRVSGLTHNQALKVSVFAPSQILPNGVAGAGKPLDGSWALPSQATWSSDGKTWNRTPAGKRDGTGITYELKSPGSELWIAWGPPATPTALNGWMDQVAAKHDSVRTFVLAKTLEGREVRGVRVASGDDSDRTRPVIWLHARQHAWESGSSWVARGIVQWLVGGSEDAAWVRSNTEVYVVPILDVDRAATGDGGKESIPHDHNRDWSDRPHYPEIAAVQKKVRAWSDDNRLAVFVDLHNPSPNDGTAFFYVASNDVLSSARRSQRDRFLDVVHDRYDGEIPLTRETRSSGPGYHPLWHRMSRTWVTQHGNEDAIAVCLETPWNLSRSTTKGYESVGAGLAKGIAGFLQERCKAQEIR, from the coding sequence ATGCAATTCCCCTCGACGCTCACGAGCCTCATCTCGGTCTGTCTACTTGCACTGGGGAGCGTCGCGAGTGCTGATCCGATCAACAACGCACCCCAACTCGTCGTTGATGCGGACTTTGAAGGAGGCTCGGCGCGCGTCCTTGAGATTGATCAAAAGAACGGTCACATCAGCATTATGCCTGACGGCGATCCGACGCGAGGATGGCCGGCTTGGTGGTTTTTTCGTGTGAGTGGTTTGACCCATAATCAAGCACTCAAGGTCAGCGTGTTTGCCCCCAGTCAGATTCTTCCGAATGGAGTAGCAGGAGCAGGGAAGCCACTGGACGGCTCGTGGGCTTTGCCCAGTCAAGCCACGTGGTCCTCCGATGGCAAGACATGGAACCGAACGCCGGCGGGTAAGCGAGATGGCACAGGAATCACCTACGAGTTGAAATCACCGGGCAGCGAATTGTGGATTGCCTGGGGCCCACCCGCGACACCTACCGCGCTAAATGGATGGATGGATCAGGTCGCGGCAAAGCACGATTCCGTTCGCACATTTGTGTTGGCGAAGACTCTCGAGGGGCGAGAAGTGCGTGGCGTCCGTGTTGCATCCGGCGATGACAGTGACCGTACCCGCCCGGTCATCTGGCTTCACGCGAGGCAACATGCATGGGAAAGCGGATCGAGTTGGGTGGCCCGTGGGATCGTCCAGTGGCTTGTCGGCGGTTCAGAGGATGCAGCCTGGGTTCGTAGCAACACCGAAGTCTACGTCGTTCCAATCTTGGATGTCGACCGCGCCGCTACGGGAGACGGCGGGAAGGAATCGATACCGCATGATCACAATCGCGACTGGTCAGATCGTCCGCACTACCCAGAGATTGCCGCCGTCCAGAAGAAAGTCCGAGCGTGGAGCGATGACAATCGACTCGCGGTATTTGTCGACCTCCATAATCCCAGCCCCAACGATGGCACCGCATTCTTTTATGTCGCATCAAACGATGTACTATCGTCAGCGCGACGTTCGCAACGAGACCGATTTCTTGACGTCGTTCACGATCGCTATGACGGCGAAATCCCGCTGACTCGCGAAACTCGAAGTTCGGGCCCCGGCTACCACCCGCTTTGGCATCGAATGTCTCGAACCTGGGTGACTCAGCATGGCAATGAAGACGCGATTGCGGTTTGCCTCGAAACACCGTGGAATCTCTCTCGCAGCACGACGAAGGGTTACGAATCGGTTGGCGCTGGCCTTGCAAAGGGCATTGCAGGTTTTCTTCAGGAAAGATGCAAAGCACAAGAAATCCGCTAA
- a CDS encoding DUF4838 domain-containing protein, translating to MINTTHSFHTSKAAALIALLLALSIAGTLADEVVVEKLPVESESCYRLTFTAQAGSEMAEWLLHSIDHDGEIPHAGCYEYEWQKFGSGTTSYTHSFRTPPGAKTLEFSVRFDGQPPQVSDVKLEPIDPDALLVNGDFSAGPGNYSGWSEHNNTRFVEVNGTTALKIEHNGYALTDQIPIEAGARYQFTSGSTIPGYVLAYDSDMRLLTPRPYDRKREFTTPEAAAYLRLLYKTSFDHIPAYRTKTITAVGLKRVDDSAPRANAEVPQLAAEIILRGRCDPREEYAARELQHWIREITGKRLRLLAKPSRADNTKIFLGSAWAAKYSDDLKYLSDSDGYAVRRDGKHIYVFGSHPRGTLFGVYALLEKNTDIIWPRPHPEFAAIFSNVPEVKFVETDFRSRPAFKIRELNFHGGDPNPALSQDWIGRNGGNSPLKLGKGFPYLRWRSGAIIGEGGGYIWKFMGLEQEDETLYPLVNGNRLRNLWRQPCYTHRDVPEVMADTAREMLSSVPGKQLEFLISRVGDNWEVCNCLECMKPIELADGTLLSAKSTSSVADPLFFSTRNYMMLNRMAEDLVKDNPQIELHTHAYIFAAEPPKVKLHPAIVPHFAAYPTKDERYPILDQKTERGAVWSRRMRQWSEEQDVKFGFFGYYYAGGFNALADTAGPDYKALAAMGGIHAHNEGHPSDTGELNQWDVEGIEKWIIAKLQWNPDQDPAALRDDYIQRTYRDAAPSMREFYKLINDSWHDASNPTTVNCHTAARKMFEDFIVNPGLEKRLRELLVQAHTTASDPRSQKLIERTLAKFDMFAADLSRLPAPLVPESTEQWNQYESPHWYKAYEIGDFQRISNWQPLLEDRTPEHKTTIAIMRDKETLYFKIDAFNELAKPGKSPTRTSAFPQHDRVEIVLRSGNDTFYFAVGPDGGTYLLKNWNTEVPWNNATEVTHLALDGKWITMLAVPLSDLGATSGKPNLDAKFGRVVNPASPDREESTHDGRGIFNNHVMLRSPLKFDE from the coding sequence ATGATAAACACAACTCACTCGTTCCACACATCCAAAGCAGCCGCGTTGATCGCATTGCTACTTGCTCTGAGCATCGCAGGGACACTGGCGGACGAAGTCGTTGTTGAAAAGCTTCCCGTCGAGTCGGAATCCTGCTACCGACTCACATTCACGGCACAGGCTGGTAGCGAAATGGCGGAGTGGCTTCTGCACAGTATCGATCACGACGGCGAAATTCCTCACGCAGGCTGCTACGAATACGAATGGCAGAAATTCGGGTCGGGCACCACCTCCTACACTCACTCCTTTCGCACGCCTCCTGGAGCCAAAACGCTAGAATTTTCGGTTCGTTTTGACGGACAACCCCCTCAAGTCAGCGACGTGAAGCTCGAGCCAATCGATCCCGATGCGTTATTGGTCAACGGCGATTTCTCCGCGGGCCCAGGCAACTATTCGGGTTGGTCGGAACACAACAACACGCGTTTCGTCGAGGTCAACGGCACGACGGCCCTGAAGATCGAACACAATGGGTATGCGCTGACCGATCAGATACCGATCGAAGCGGGCGCTCGTTATCAGTTTACGTCCGGTTCAACCATCCCTGGGTACGTCTTGGCGTACGACTCCGACATGCGGCTTCTGACGCCGCGCCCGTATGATCGAAAGCGTGAATTTACAACACCCGAAGCTGCGGCCTATCTGAGGTTGCTTTACAAGACAAGCTTTGACCACATCCCCGCCTACCGCACCAAGACGATCACCGCGGTGGGGTTGAAACGTGTCGATGATAGCGCACCGCGGGCAAACGCCGAAGTTCCGCAATTAGCGGCTGAGATCATCCTTCGCGGTCGATGCGATCCACGGGAAGAATATGCCGCCCGAGAGCTCCAGCATTGGATCCGCGAGATCACTGGGAAACGACTTCGACTTCTGGCCAAACCGTCCCGTGCCGACAACACAAAAATCTTTTTGGGGTCTGCCTGGGCAGCCAAATATTCTGACGATTTGAAGTACCTATCCGACTCCGACGGATACGCGGTGCGCCGTGATGGCAAGCATATTTATGTATTCGGAAGTCATCCGCGTGGCACTCTGTTTGGTGTTTACGCGTTGCTGGAAAAAAACACGGACATCATTTGGCCGCGTCCTCATCCCGAATTCGCCGCGATCTTCTCGAACGTTCCCGAAGTCAAATTCGTTGAGACGGATTTTCGCTCTCGACCAGCGTTCAAGATTCGCGAACTGAATTTTCATGGCGGAGACCCCAACCCGGCATTGAGTCAGGACTGGATTGGCCGCAACGGCGGCAACTCACCATTGAAATTGGGCAAAGGGTTCCCGTATTTGCGTTGGCGTTCGGGAGCGATCATCGGCGAAGGTGGCGGGTACATTTGGAAGTTCATGGGGCTGGAACAAGAAGACGAAACGCTGTACCCACTGGTCAACGGCAACCGCCTCCGCAACCTTTGGCGTCAGCCGTGCTACACGCACCGCGATGTACCGGAGGTCATGGCCGACACTGCCCGCGAGATGCTCAGCAGCGTTCCGGGCAAGCAACTCGAGTTCCTGATCTCGCGAGTCGGAGACAACTGGGAAGTTTGTAACTGCCTTGAATGCATGAAGCCCATTGAATTGGCGGACGGCACACTATTGTCCGCAAAATCAACCAGCAGCGTTGCGGACCCGCTGTTCTTTTCGACCCGCAACTACATGATGCTCAATCGAATGGCGGAAGACCTTGTCAAAGATAACCCACAAATCGAACTGCACACCCATGCGTACATTTTTGCTGCTGAGCCGCCCAAGGTTAAACTTCACCCCGCCATCGTCCCCCACTTCGCAGCCTATCCCACCAAAGACGAACGCTATCCGATTCTCGACCAGAAGACCGAACGCGGAGCGGTTTGGAGCAGGCGAATGCGTCAGTGGAGTGAAGAGCAAGACGTGAAGTTCGGCTTCTTCGGATACTACTATGCCGGTGGCTTCAACGCGTTGGCCGATACGGCTGGCCCCGACTACAAAGCGCTTGCAGCGATGGGCGGAATCCACGCTCACAATGAAGGGCATCCCAGCGATACCGGCGAACTTAACCAATGGGATGTAGAGGGCATCGAAAAATGGATCATCGCCAAACTTCAGTGGAATCCGGATCAGGATCCGGCCGCTCTGCGAGATGACTACATCCAGCGGACCTATCGGGATGCCGCACCATCGATGCGAGAGTTCTACAAGTTGATCAACGATTCCTGGCACGACGCGTCGAATCCCACAACCGTAAACTGCCACACGGCGGCCAGAAAAATGTTCGAGGATTTCATTGTCAATCCAGGCCTGGAAAAACGGCTGAGAGAGTTGCTGGTCCAAGCACATACAACGGCATCCGATCCCAGGTCACAGAAGTTGATAGAGCGAACGCTCGCAAAGTTTGACATGTTTGCGGCGGACCTGAGCCGGTTGCCCGCTCCTCTGGTTCCCGAATCGACCGAGCAATGGAACCAGTACGAATCTCCGCATTGGTACAAGGCATATGAGATCGGTGACTTCCAGCGGATTTCGAACTGGCAACCACTTCTAGAAGATCGGACTCCCGAACACAAAACTACGATCGCCATAATGCGAGATAAGGAAACGTTGTATTTTAAAATCGACGCCTTCAACGAGCTTGCGAAACCTGGGAAGTCACCTACGAGAACCAGTGCTTTTCCACAGCATGATCGCGTCGAAATCGTTCTTCGCTCAGGCAACGACACCTTCTATTTCGCGGTGGGGCCAGATGGCGGAACCTACCTCTTAAAGAACTGGAACACGGAAGTCCCGTGGAATAACGCGACGGAAGTCACGCACCTGGCTCTCGATGGAAAGTGGATTACGATGCTCGCGGTCCCACTCAGCGATTTGGGAGCAACGTCTGGAAAGCCGAACCTTGATGCCAAATTCGGTCGGGTCGTTAATCCGGCAAGTCCCGATCGTGAAGAAAGTACCCACGATGGCAGAGGGATATTCAACAATCACGTCATGTTACGCAGTCCGCTAAAGTTCGATGAGTAA
- a CDS encoding metallophosphoesterase → MLSPLRQLIPTACLLAILFAHHEACYAEETESVADRFSVVLLPDTQNYSEKYPDTYVSQALWIRQQAKLDNIKFVIHLGDIVQTSTQEPEWENANRAMRLLDGVVPYSMVPGNHDINIKSRDSTMYNKYYSPERFADLPWYGGHMGDTNDNNYCFFEAGGMKFMILSLEFAPRDETLDWAAEVTKQYPDHRVIVATHCYMRPTQRDTGCATAYKIAGNSGEQIWQKFVRKQPNIFLVVSGHVLGVGLQTSVNDAGGKVLEMLTDYQGLPNGGDGWLRSLQFVPDENKIHVRTYSPLLDQDNKAPEETFTLDYEMTAVKAAAN, encoded by the coding sequence ATGCTGAGTCCATTGCGACAATTGATTCCGACCGCATGCCTATTGGCGATTCTCTTCGCTCATCACGAAGCCTGCTATGCCGAGGAAACGGAGTCCGTCGCCGATCGTTTTTCCGTTGTGTTGCTGCCCGACACACAAAACTATTCCGAGAAATATCCAGACACCTACGTCTCTCAGGCACTTTGGATTCGGCAACAGGCGAAGCTTGACAACATTAAGTTCGTCATCCATTTGGGCGACATTGTGCAAACGTCTACCCAAGAGCCTGAATGGGAAAATGCAAATCGAGCCATGCGGCTACTTGATGGAGTCGTGCCCTACAGCATGGTACCCGGCAATCATGACATCAACATCAAGAGTCGTGACTCGACGATGTACAACAAGTACTACTCGCCCGAGCGATTTGCGGATCTGCCGTGGTACGGTGGGCACATGGGGGACACCAACGATAATAACTACTGCTTCTTTGAGGCCGGTGGCATGAAATTCATGATCCTGAGTCTTGAATTCGCACCGCGCGATGAAACGTTGGATTGGGCTGCGGAAGTGACAAAACAGTACCCGGATCATCGGGTGATCGTCGCGACGCATTGCTACATGCGACCCACGCAGCGAGACACCGGTTGCGCGACGGCGTACAAAATCGCGGGCAACAGCGGAGAACAGATTTGGCAGAAGTTTGTTCGCAAGCAGCCAAACATCTTTCTCGTCGTCAGTGGTCATGTATTGGGAGTAGGGCTGCAGACCAGCGTCAACGATGCCGGTGGCAAGGTTCTGGAAATGCTCACTGATTATCAAGGACTCCCGAACGGAGGCGACGGTTGGCTTCGTTCGCTGCAGTTTGTTCCCGACGAGAACAAAATCCACGTCAGGACCTACTCGCCGTTGTTGGATCAAGACAACAAGGCCCCTGAGGAGACATTCACCCTGGACTACGAAATGACCGCTGTCAAAGCGGCCGCTAATTGA